In Chiloscyllium plagiosum isolate BGI_BamShark_2017 unplaced genomic scaffold, ASM401019v2 scaf_10157, whole genome shotgun sequence, the genomic window tctctcagcactgaccctatgggGACCGGGGCACCATTTTGGTAGTAATGGCTGGACCCTAGAAACCCCTCACTGCGGCTAATGTGCGTGCTGGGTCTCTGAAACACTGCCAATATAACCAGAAGCGTTCCTCGTTCACCTCACGGCATACAAACGGCCAACAGGGTCCCGTGAAGACCTCCGTGGCACTAACATATGGAagcgttagagagagagagagagagagaggagcgaggggctggggctgagggggatggggtgggttggGGCAAAGCTGACGTCACAATGGCAGTGCAATCAAAACGCAGTCACAGCCCGGCCCAGTCACAGTCAAAAGGTGATCTCACAATAGAGCTGCCCGGCTCAGGGAGagagccgggggggggggggaaagggagAGTGANNNNNNNNNNNNNNNNNNNNNNNNNNNNNNNNNNNNNNNNNNNNNNNNNNNNNNNNNNNNNNNNNNNNNNNNNNNNNNNNNNNNNNNNNNNNNNNNNNNNNNNNNNNNNNNNNNNNNNNNNNNNNNNNNNNNNNNNNNNNNNNNNNNNNNNNNNNNNNNNNNNNNNNNNNNNNNNNNNNNNNNNNNNNNNNNNNNNNNNNNNNNNNNNNNNNNNNNNNNNNNNNNGCCATTttgtgggggggggcgggggaggagggggaaggggaagggggatTGGGAGCCGCCCGGTCATGGAGGTGTGCAAGCTGGAGTCGTGCAAGGCGGAGGCCTCGCTTGTGGCGCTGACGGACGCAGCCTTCGATAAGGACGAGGGCGTGCGGCAGCAGATCGCCCAGTCGCTCTACGAGCTGGGCTGCCACAACACGGAGCAGGTGCTGAGCGCCTGCTTCGACTTCCTGCTCAAGCACAGCCAGCTGGTGCAGGGCCACCGCACCGCCATCTTGCAGTGCATGGAGCGCGTCGTGCGCGACAACATCAGCCAGCTCGGCCTGCCGCTGGCCAAGAAGATCATCAACCTGGCCTCCGAGGAGATGATCAAGTCCAGCGAGACGGCCGTGGGCTGGAAGGAGGCGGCCAGCAATCTGCTGGTGGCTCTGGGGTCCCGGTTCACGGACGAGATCCTGGAGGACATCCTGCAGAAGCTGCAGCCGGGCGTGGTGCCCCAGTTCATTGTGGTGCAGACCCTGGCCAACCTGGCAGTGGCCAACGTGCACGGCATCGTGCCCTACCTGACCACCACCCTGCAGACCATGCTGCCCATGTTCCACATGGTTAAGCAGGACAACATGAAGTGGGCCTTTACCTCGGCCATGGCGCTTTTCAGCAAGAGCATCCTGGAGTACCTGGTGACGGCAGACCAGGCCTCCAGACCCGTGCTGAGCCGGGAGGCCTTCGCCCCCGACATCTACGCCGCCTACAGGGTCCTCTTCGGCACCTGGCTGCGGAACAAGGATGTCAAGCTGCGCTCGGCCATCGTGGTGGCCCTGGGGCACATGGTCCACCTCCTGCCCCCCGAGCGCATGGACGAGGAGCTGCCCCGCCTCCTGGTGGGCGTCATGGGCCTCTACAAGAAACGCTGCGAGCCCTGCCACGTCACCCAGTGCCTGCGCAACATCCTGGAGGCCGCCATTGAGGTGACCAGCCACGTGCCCGAGACCCAGATGGACAGCCTCCTGCCCCAGCTGCACCACCAGGCGTGCCTGCCTGTCGACGGGCAGGACCCGCTCAGCGCCCGCAACCAGCAGGAGGTGCTGCAGTGCTTCACCATCCTGTCGCACGTCTCCATCGACGCCGTGGTCAAGTTCCTGCTGCAGAAGCTGTCCAGCAACAACGAGAAGGTGCGGGTGGGGACCCTGACGGTGCTCAACCACGTGGTGAGCAGCGGTTACAAAGCCCTGGAGAGCAAGAAGGCGCTGATCGTCAGCGGCATGAAGCAGTCGCTGCAGGACAGTGACAATAAGGTCAAGAAGGTGACCGCTCAGGTCATCAGCAGCATGGGCGAGCACGGCTACCTGCAACTGGAAGGGGGCGCCATCCTGGTGGATTTCCTGGTACAGCAGTGCGCCCTGATACCCGACGAAGGGCTCGGCCACCACCACCATCACGCGCCGGACGCGGACGAGGTGAGGGACGAAGACCTGTGCGAGCTCTGCGAGGGCATCCTCAGCTTCCTGGTGTCGCTGGAAAGGATGGAGGACGTGCTGTGGCCCTTCCTGCTGGAGTTTGTCACGCCGGCGCAGTACACCCACGCTCTGGCGGTGGTCTGCCGCTGCCTGGAGCAGGTGGGCAACCGCAAGAGGCGGCAGAGCCTGCAGTACGTGCTGCTGAACTACAACGAGCGGCTGGGCCTGCCCAAGCCCCACACCTTGCTGGCCCGGTTGCTGGCGGTCTCTGCCCTGCCCTACGCCGGTCAAGGCCGGGGTCTGGCCGCCCTGAGCCTGCTGCAAGTGCTCAGCCCCAACATCCACGCCGACGTGGTGAAGCTGTGGGACGAGGAGCTGCCCCAGCTCCTCCAGTTCCTGTCCGAGCACCGGGAGGATACGCTGCCCCAGAAGCTGTGGGAGGACAAGCTCTTCTTCTTCCTGTCCCGCACCCTGGAGACCATCACCGACGAGAAGTGGACTTGGGAGCTGAGCGAGGAGATGACCCGGCACATCCACAACTACCACAGCTACCCGCGGGAGAAAGCCTTCCTCTACAAGTGCGTGGGCATCGTGCTGGGCCAGACCAGCAACAAGGACGTCATCAACAACGAGCTGCAGGAAATGCTGCTGAGCGTGCAGCACAACGAGGCGCTGGAGCGCGAGGGCCTGGCCACGGGCATCGGCTTCTGCGCCATGACCCACCTGGACGACACGCTGGCCAAGCTGGACGACTTTGTCAAGATGGACATCGTGAAGAAGACAGCCAGCTTCTTCAACATCCTGAAGGAGAAGCTCGACGGCGACATGGAGAGGGTCAAGAGCACGCTCATCCTGTGCTACGGCTACGTGGCTCTCTACGCCCCCGAGGGCCTCATCCTGCAGCGGGTGGAGATGCACATCCTCGACCACATCCTCAGCCTGTCCAACACCAAGGTGCTGGGCATCAAGGTGGAGACCAAGGACCTGATGATCAAGTTGACCCTGATCAAGGCCGTGACCCTGATCGCCAAGGCCGTGTACGCCAACAGGGGCAAGCACTTGTTCAAGTTCAGCCGCCGGGAGGAGGTCCTCTCCCACATGCAGGACCTGATCACCAGCGAGTCCAAGGCCCACCTGAAGTCCCGGGTGCGCCAGGCGGCCATCAATGCCTGCACCCACCTCATCCGGCTGGAGCCCCGGCTCAACGAGATGGAGTCGTCGGAGCTGATCCGCACCTGCCTGGAGGCAGTCTTCAGCTTCCCGCCGCTGGACAGCGACAAGCGCAAGGACACCCGGAAGGTAAAGGAGCGCGAGGTGCTCCACACCGAGACCGTCGCCGCCCTGCATGAGCTGCTCAAGGAGTTCCTGAGCCAGAACCTGACCTCCGAGGGCCTGGAGTTCATCTTCA contains:
- the LOC122547818 gene encoding maestro heat-like repeat-containing protein family member 1; translated protein: MEVCKLESCKAEASLVALTDAAFDKDEGVRQQIAQSLYELGCHNTEQVLSACFDFLLKHSQLVQGHRTAILQCMERVVRDNISQLGLPLAKKIINLASEEMIKSSETAVGWKEAASNLLVALGSRFTDEILEDILQKLQPGVVPQFIVVQTLANLAVANVHGIVPYLTTTLQTMLPMFHMVKQDNMKWAFTSAMALFSKSILEYLVTADQASRPVLSREAFAPDIYAAYRVLFGTWLRNKDVKLRSAIVVALGHMVHLLPPERMDEELPRLLVGVMGLYKKRCEPCHVTQCLRNILEAAIEVTSHVPETQMDSLLPQLHHQACLPVDGQDPLSARNQQEVLQCFTILSHVSIDAVVKFLLQKLSSNNEKVRVGTLTVLNHVVSSGYKALESKKALIVSGMKQSLQDSDNKVKKVTAQVISSMGEHGYLQLEGGAILVDFLVQQCALIPDEGLGHHHHHAPDADEVRDEDLCELCEGILSFLVSLERMEDVLWPFLLEFVTPAQYTHALAVVCRCLEQVGNRKRRQSLQYVLLNYNERLGLPKPHTLLARLLAVSALPYAGQGRGLAALSLLQVLSPNIHADVVKLWDEELPQLLQFLSEHREDTLPQKLWEDKLFFFLSRTLETITDEKWTWELSEEMTRHIHNYHSYPREKAFLYKCVGIVLGQTSNKDVINNELQEMLLSVQHNEALEREGLATGIGFCAMTHLDDTLAKLDDFVKMDIVKKTASFFNILKEKLDGDMERVKSTLILCYGYVALYAPEGLILQRVEMHILDHILSLSNTKVLGIKVETKDLMIKLTLIKAVTLIAKAVYANRGKHLFKFSRREEVLSHMQDLITSESKAHLKSRVRQAAINACTHLIRLEPRLNEMESSELIRTCLEAVFSFPPLDSDKRKDTRKVKEREVLHTETVAALHELLKEFLSQNLTSEGLEFIFKHVQEWMVSTKDHERERAVEAMLALLAFYRDRFKSVNVSTFHNLGVLVGRFVPRCADPVLSIRYMAMDALYNLLYIQVRYEGCVVNQPDNLVDHLGDIKEQLQNPDSHVLFQICHDIAKVISNKLPRDQLHPLLFSLFEGLSDYHATCSSATSVVMNTLVRRHGANLKDYIPEILGHLQSGMPTIALEQVRFSVIHFISILTSQCLPGVLSYLLFRPLPYDKYTSAIWQSLAREVQLATTTMDYLLGKINDYLSHEDRREGVAKRPPSTGTSETVAVIYAFNEMVANPESTEAVVNLYPKLFGTLLLYLSFIVNERMSELQGKGVSKKKKLSLQLQNTPNLNIWDASLEALKLMLSRGKTEEVAAIMEDEGGWELLKTPEDHQRGVALLARASGKHGATYLPDTVRFLAPILHNLHEHQRVTVATFFGELLASPGAQEPAVTELLVGSLLRSLDDVSPTVHWLSIRGLGNVAVGSPQRIPRYAERLLAAMVGGLDEKTELNDLIVLEAMAGLGKVLARLDSAQVRPILPSIIGTVQPFFENESDKLRAAAFSVFGSLARFGDGQPEPAFLEHVHASLVSLVLHLNDSSGEVVRACKAVLQMVGPHLCSEGPGALFRGELLEQANVRYWEFIAELSKVIVSEFPDKIGLYLNASMSFFKSMLPEIRGNAVVLAGFILQNLPREYVEASTDDNVCVAIIMMLHDVSPCVRVKAARVLGLHRGF